The Corynebacterium mycetoides genome includes the window GCCGGGGCGCCCAGTAGTCGTTGGTGCCGAAGACGAACGCGCCGGGCCGATCCAGCAGCGGGCCGAGCGCCTCGAGCACGTAGGGTACGCCCCGCACGTCGGAGAGGTTGTCGCCCGTGTTGATCACCAGGTCCGGGTTCAGCGCGTCGAGCGCGCTCACCCACGCGATCTTGTCGCGCTGACCCGGGATCATGTGCAGGTCGGAGACGTGCAGGATGGAAAACGCGTCCGCGCCGCGCAGGGTACCGGGCGCGAGCAGCGGCAGCCGGTACGTCTTCAACCGGAACTTGTGTAATTCGGCGGCGCCCCAGGTGAGCGTCGACAAGCCAGCGGCGACAGCCGCACCCGCCGCAAGGTAAACAGTGTGTCGAGTCTTCATCCCTCCCAACGTTACAGGTCGCGTAACCTGGGGACCCATGAGTGAGCTGAAAGACAAAATCCGCGCCGATCTGAAAGAGGCCATGAAGGCCAAGGAGAAGCAGCGCACGGGCACCATCCGCATGCTGCTGGCAGCGATCCAGGCGGCGGAGACGGAGGGGTCCAAGCACGAGGTCACGGACGAGGAGATTCAAAAGATCATCGCCCGCGAGATCAAGAAGCGCCGCGGTTCCGCCGAGATCTACCGCGACAACGAGCGCGCCGATCTCGCCGACAACGAGCTCGCGGAGGCCGAGGTGCTCGAGGGCTACCAACCGCGCCAGCTCGACGACGCCGAGCTCGCCGAGCTTGTCGACGCCGCCGTGGCCGAGACCGGCGCGGAGTCCATGGCCCAGATGGGCGCCGTGATGAA containing:
- a CDS encoding GatB/YqeY domain-containing protein, translated to MSELKDKIRADLKEAMKAKEKQRTGTIRMLLAAIQAAETEGSKHEVTDEEIQKIIAREIKKRRGSAEIYRDNERADLADNELAEAEVLEGYQPRQLDDAELAELVDAAVAETGAESMAQMGAVMKAATAKAAGRADGKRLSAAVKARLS